One genomic window of Methanosarcina acetivorans C2A includes the following:
- the gmd gene encoding GDP-mannose 4,6-dehydratase, translating to MTKVALITGITGQDGTYISKLLLDKGYVVHGIKRESSTRTEDKDKEQKNTNLHFHFCDMTDYSKLLRIIQEIRPDEIYNLAAQSNVQTSFDRPEYTAEINALGTLRLLEAIRTLGLKKKTKFFQASTGDLFGNSLEIPQNENTPFHPRNPYAVSKLYAYWIAINYREAYDMFVCNGILFNHESPIRPENFVTRKITRAAVRIKKGFQEKLYLGNLNAKRDWGFAGDYVEAMWLMLQQDKPDDYVIATGETRSVQELVEFAFREVSIELEWEGEGLEKKGRNAVTGEILVEVDPRFYRPLESSLLVGNPSKAREKLGWIPEVNFEELVKMMVKDDLEFVKC from the coding sequence TTGACAAAGGTCGCACTGATAACAGGCATAACAGGCCAGGATGGAACATACATTTCAAAGCTTTTATTAGATAAGGGGTACGTAGTACATGGAATAAAAAGAGAATCTTCTACCAGAACCGAAGATAAGGATAAAGAGCAAAAAAACACAAATCTTCATTTTCACTTCTGTGACATGACCGATTATTCGAAGCTTCTAAGAATTATTCAAGAGATACGTCCGGATGAGATCTATAATCTGGCGGCCCAAAGCAATGTGCAAACCTCTTTTGACCGACCGGAATATACAGCAGAAATTAATGCACTTGGCACCCTGCGCCTCCTCGAAGCTATCCGTACTCTTGGGCTGAAAAAGAAAACAAAATTTTTCCAGGCTTCTACCGGGGATTTATTCGGGAACTCCCTGGAAATCCCGCAAAATGAAAATACCCCCTTTCACCCTAGGAACCCTTATGCAGTGTCCAAGTTGTACGCCTACTGGATTGCCATAAACTATCGTGAAGCTTATGATATGTTTGTTTGCAATGGTATCCTTTTTAATCATGAATCCCCGATAAGACCCGAAAATTTTGTTACGAGAAAAATTACCAGGGCTGCGGTCAGAATAAAAAAAGGATTTCAAGAAAAACTTTACCTTGGGAATCTGAATGCAAAAAGAGACTGGGGATTTGCAGGAGACTACGTTGAAGCTATGTGGCTGATGTTGCAACAGGATAAACCGGATGATTATGTGATTGCAACAGGTGAAACCCGTTCGGTACAGGAACTGGTGGAATTCGCATTCAGAGAGGTCAGTATTGAACTCGAATGGGAAGGAGAAGGGCTTGAGAAAAAAGGGAGAAATGCTGTAACAGGTGAGATTCTGGTCGAGGTAGACCCCAGGTTTTACAGGCCCCTTGAGTCAAGCTTATTAGTTGGAAACCCTTCAAAAGCCAGAGAAAAACTTGGATGGATTCCGGAAGTAAATTTTGAAGAGCTGGTTAAAATGATGGTCAAAGATGACCTGGAATTCGTAAAATGTTAA
- a CDS encoding glycosyltransferase produces MKTAIFHDYFGAIGGGEKVVITLANLLNADIITTDMDAVDKLDTEVNVISLGHTQKIPPLKQISATEKFYSCNFSNDYDFFIFTGNWSHYAAHRHHPNMWYCYTPVRAFYDLYDTFLQRQDFITRQAFRIWVYGHRWLDQKSIRNIDQIVTISKNSQKRIEKYHHRNADIIYPPVDVSKFECKEYGDFWLSVNRLYPEKRVELQIEAFRKMPDEKLIIVGGYAKGDHAEKYAKHISNKLPDNVNILGEVSETELIDLYSRCRGFICTALDEDFGLTPVEAMASGKPVVAANEGGFKETVTEKTGFLINADIHSVIEAVKFVSREPESYRDACLKQAKCFDLSIFSEKIKNVVNDDR; encoded by the coding sequence ATGAAAACAGCAATCTTTCATGATTACTTCGGAGCTATTGGTGGTGGAGAAAAAGTTGTCATCACTCTAGCAAATTTATTGAATGCTGATATTATCACTACAGACATGGATGCAGTTGATAAACTGGACACCGAAGTAAATGTGATATCTCTAGGGCATACACAGAAAATCCCCCCGCTAAAACAGATTTCTGCAACAGAAAAATTTTATTCCTGTAATTTTTCAAATGATTATGATTTTTTCATCTTCACAGGGAACTGGAGCCATTATGCAGCTCACAGGCATCATCCTAACATGTGGTACTGCTACACGCCTGTAAGAGCTTTTTACGATCTCTACGATACTTTCTTACAGAGGCAGGATTTTATTACAAGGCAGGCTTTTCGTATCTGGGTATACGGCCACAGGTGGCTGGATCAAAAATCCATTAGGAATATCGATCAGATTGTCACGATTTCAAAAAATTCCCAGAAAAGAATAGAGAAGTATCACCACAGAAACGCTGATATAATTTATCCCCCTGTTGATGTTTCTAAGTTTGAATGTAAGGAATACGGGGATTTCTGGCTCTCGGTGAACAGGCTTTATCCTGAAAAAAGAGTCGAATTGCAAATTGAAGCGTTCAGAAAAATGCCTGATGAGAAACTCATTATCGTGGGTGGCTATGCAAAGGGGGACCATGCTGAAAAATATGCAAAACATATAAGTAATAAACTACCTGACAACGTGAACATACTTGGAGAAGTTTCGGAAACGGAATTAATCGACCTTTACTCCAGATGCAGAGGTTTTATCTGCACGGCACTTGACGAAGACTTTGGCCTGACCCCTGTAGAAGCAATGGCAAGCGGAAAACCTGTTGTTGCGGCAAACGAAGGAGGGTTTAAAGAGACCGTTACTGAAAAAACGGGTTTTCTTATAAATGCGGATATTCACAGCGTCATAGAAGCTGTCAAATTCGTATCTCGTGAACCCGAAAGTTACAGGGATGCCTGTCTTAAGCAGGCAAAATGCTTTGATCTTTCGATTTTTAGTGAAAAGATAAAAAATGTGGTAAATGATGATCGTTAG
- a CDS encoding ABC transporter permease, which yields MMIVRHLKELYGYRNLIWQLAWSEFKLRYKNSILGYFWSLLEPMLMLVVLYVVFSNLMRVQVEYFQLFLLLGIILWNFFSRATTIGMFSIVGKPSMVKKIYFPRDIFVVSSCITALLMSIFESFIFIMFMAFFRVPISINLVYAPFILLFLFILSLGLSLVLSALNVYYRDVQFIWQVLLQIGFFATPVIYTIDIFPENLQKFILLNPIARILTSARDTIIYSSPAKTEDLLFICFSAIIFLLVGYIIFSRLEPRFAEEI from the coding sequence ATGATGATCGTTAGGCATCTGAAAGAGCTCTATGGATACAGGAACCTTATCTGGCAGCTGGCATGGAGTGAATTTAAATTAAGATATAAAAATTCTATACTGGGTTATTTCTGGTCACTACTTGAGCCCATGCTTATGCTCGTAGTTCTATATGTGGTTTTTTCGAATTTGATGAGAGTTCAGGTTGAATACTTCCAGTTGTTTTTACTTCTCGGAATCATTCTATGGAATTTTTTTAGCAGAGCAACTACCATCGGAATGTTTTCCATAGTAGGAAAACCAAGTATGGTAAAGAAAATTTACTTTCCACGGGATATTTTTGTAGTTTCCTCATGCATTACAGCTCTGCTCATGAGCATTTTCGAGTCCTTTATCTTCATAATGTTTATGGCATTTTTCAGGGTACCAATTTCCATCAACCTGGTTTATGCCCCGTTTATTCTGTTGTTCCTTTTTATTCTCTCACTTGGGCTTTCTCTGGTACTTTCCGCGTTGAATGTATATTACAGAGACGTGCAATTTATCTGGCAGGTTCTTTTACAAATAGGATTCTTTGCAACCCCTGTAATCTATACCATCGACATATTTCCTGAAAATCTGCAGAAATTCATCTTATTGAATCCAATTGCCCGGATTCTTACTTCAGCGAGGGATACTATTATCTATTCTTCTCCAGCGAAAACAGAGGATCTTTTATTTATTTGCTTTTCAGCAATAATCTTCCTTCTTGTAGGATACATTATTTTTTCCAGACTGGAACCCCGATTTGCGGAGGAAATCTGA
- a CDS encoding ABC transporter ATP-binding protein, with protein sequence MPAIEVKHLNKTFRIPHEKRTTIFEALTGVFKPPTYETFHALKDINFTVEDEEALGIIGVNGSGKSTLLKIIANILPPTGGNVNINKKITPFLELGVGFQPDLTAAENIKIYATIMGMQRREINDKLDDIIEFAGLEKFRDTKLKNFSSGMQVRLAFSTAIQTDPEILLMDEVLAVGDMEFQQKCLDTLSQYRKEGVTIVFVSHDLGAVRRFCDRTLLLNKGEQVVLGDTGEVIDRYVYGGGKEASSPDNTVSENESEPSEIEETIEDKASRWGDRIVEITDVEFYDKFGNRGSRFNSLDPMTIRIFYHAHKKVSDPVFGISLYSEKRENLFGTNTELKNVELYTIEGKGHVDLMIEKIPMIAGRFLLTVAVHTRDQKPYDWHDKQYFFDVIPTCRNVGLFEVPCKWKI encoded by the coding sequence ATGCCTGCAATTGAAGTTAAGCACCTGAACAAAACTTTCCGCATACCCCATGAAAAAAGAACCACCATATTTGAGGCTTTGACCGGAGTCTTCAAGCCTCCAACCTATGAAACTTTCCATGCACTCAAAGATATCAATTTTACAGTTGAAGACGAGGAGGCACTTGGAATCATTGGAGTAAACGGGAGTGGAAAGAGCACTTTATTAAAGATTATAGCTAATATTCTGCCTCCTACGGGAGGAAATGTAAATATTAATAAGAAAATCACTCCTTTTCTGGAACTGGGAGTTGGTTTCCAGCCCGATCTTACGGCTGCAGAGAACATAAAAATCTATGCAACCATCATGGGTATGCAAAGAAGGGAAATTAATGATAAGCTGGACGATATAATTGAGTTTGCGGGACTTGAAAAATTCAGGGACACGAAGCTTAAAAATTTTTCTTCGGGCATGCAGGTAAGGCTTGCCTTCTCAACGGCAATTCAAACTGACCCTGAGATCCTTTTGATGGATGAAGTGCTCGCCGTAGGAGATATGGAATTTCAGCAAAAGTGCCTTGATACCCTGAGTCAGTATCGAAAGGAAGGGGTTACTATCGTTTTTGTTTCACATGACCTTGGGGCAGTAAGGAGGTTTTGTGATAGGACTTTACTTCTTAATAAAGGAGAACAGGTCGTTTTAGGAGACACTGGAGAAGTAATTGACCGTTATGTATACGGGGGTGGAAAAGAGGCCTCCAGTCCGGATAATACTGTATCAGAAAATGAATCCGAACCCTCCGAAATAGAGGAAACGATTGAGGATAAGGCTTCCCGCTGGGGAGATCGAATTGTTGAGATTACCGATGTGGAGTTTTACGATAAATTTGGCAATAGAGGTTCCAGGTTCAACTCTCTGGATCCTATGACAATCAGAATCTTTTACCATGCACATAAAAAAGTCTCCGACCCGGTATTTGGCATTTCTCTGTATTCCGAAAAAAGGGAAAACCTTTTTGGAACAAATACGGAATTAAAAAATGTCGAGCTTTATACTATCGAGGGCAAAGGACATGTTGACCTCATGATAGAGAAAATCCCTATGATAGCAGGAAGGTTTTTACTTACGGTAGCGGTACATACTCGTGACCAAAAACCTTACGACTGGCATGATAAACAGTATTTTTTTGATGTAATCCCGACCTGTAGAAATGTTGGGCTTTTCGAAGTCCCTTGCAAATGGAAGATCTGA
- a CDS encoding class I SAM-dependent methyltransferase: MEDLSSGCEIVDTFDINTEINEDEINVEKIMEKIRENIRKQKGAGIFPEKIHGDLQQGSLLEVTPGESNIQRDLDYINSNWDIQNNSYFISSHRPFVGKFLVRGRDLVHGEIRRYVDPVFWKQTEFNGSTVRLLNDTAGKFIYYNNKIEQLQSEMDSKIEQLQSEMDSKIEHLRPELGNKIERLRSEFENQIEQLKSEIDDSIKAEVNSIISLMNLDIENKAWLASVLDGKIEKGYKNKKTGTPDPGDLDINYFRFEEQFRGSREDIKQRQSCFMNYFLGCSNVLDIGCGRGEFLELASEHGIGAKGVDIDDTMVDFCLSKGLNVVKQEAISYLESVDDKSLDGIFIDQVVEHLEPDYLIKLLKLCFQKLKYGYYIFAETVNPLSFVSFANFYIDMTHKKPIHPETLKFLLTSAGFRDVDTMFFSPVSEKARLQKVPINNDMEEWVKNYLDIYNHNLEKLNGILYGAQDYAVIGKK; the protein is encoded by the coding sequence ATGGAAGATCTGAGTTCAGGATGTGAAATTGTGGATACTTTTGACATTAATACTGAAATTAATGAAGACGAAATCAACGTTGAGAAAATAATGGAAAAAATAAGAGAAAACATCCGTAAGCAGAAAGGAGCAGGGATTTTTCCAGAAAAAATTCATGGGGATCTTCAACAAGGTTCTTTGCTTGAGGTAACTCCAGGTGAAAGTAATATCCAGAGAGATCTTGATTATATAAATTCAAATTGGGATATCCAGAACAATAGTTATTTCATCAGTTCTCATCGTCCGTTTGTAGGAAAATTCCTGGTTAGAGGCAGAGACCTGGTTCATGGAGAGATCAGGCGGTATGTAGATCCGGTTTTCTGGAAGCAAACAGAGTTTAATGGGAGTACGGTTCGTCTTCTTAATGATACTGCAGGTAAGTTTATCTATTACAACAACAAGATAGAGCAGCTCCAATCCGAAATGGATTCAAAGATAGAGCAGCTCCAATCCGAAATGGATTCAAAGATAGAACATCTCAGGCCGGAATTAGGGAATAAGATAGAGCGACTCAGATCCGAATTTGAGAATCAGATTGAACAGCTTAAGTCTGAAATAGATGATAGTATAAAAGCAGAAGTTAACTCCATAATTTCTTTAATGAATCTGGACATTGAAAATAAGGCATGGTTGGCCAGTGTACTTGACGGCAAAATTGAAAAAGGGTATAAAAACAAAAAGACTGGAACTCCTGATCCCGGTGATTTAGACATTAATTATTTCAGATTTGAGGAACAGTTCAGGGGTTCAAGAGAAGATATAAAGCAGCGACAGTCTTGTTTCATGAATTATTTCCTCGGATGCTCTAATGTCCTGGATATTGGATGTGGAAGAGGCGAATTTCTGGAATTAGCAAGTGAGCATGGTATCGGTGCAAAAGGTGTTGATATTGATGATACCATGGTGGATTTCTGCCTTTCTAAGGGATTAAATGTAGTGAAGCAAGAAGCGATTTCGTATCTAGAAAGTGTTGATGATAAAAGTCTTGATGGAATTTTCATAGATCAGGTGGTCGAGCATCTTGAACCTGACTACTTGATCAAGTTGCTCAAGCTTTGCTTCCAGAAACTTAAATATGGATATTATATTTTTGCGGAAACTGTAAATCCGCTATCTTTTGTATCATTTGCTAATTTTTACATAGACATGACTCATAAAAAACCGATACATCCGGAAACCCTCAAGTTCCTGCTAACTTCAGCCGGATTTAGAGATGTAGATACTATGTTTTTTTCTCCTGTGTCCGAGAAGGCAAGACTGCAAAAAGTTCCAATTAATAACGATATGGAAGAATGGGTAAAGAACTATCTTGATATTTATAACCATAATCTGGAGAAGCTGAATGGTATCCTGTATGGGGCACAGGATTATGCTGTAATAGGTAAAAAATGA
- a CDS encoding glycosyltransferase family 4 protein, whose protein sequence is MKIAIVAPSPVPFTLGGAELLFLGMQSSINKHTSHQCELIKVPIKENSFWDLIESYYKFYQLDLSHFDMVISTKYPSWMLKHDNHTVYMVHHLRGLFDTYHFCNEAYEVAPKLRTGLVKEVLDLVHTYKSEQNVDRVFERLFELKKEQKKYDNETFRFPGPFIRQIIHFFDEYALAPERVDRYLTMSNNVKKRANYFPLNVQVDVNYPPSKIENFECNSYSYLFTASRLDGPKRIDLLIKAMKHVPHNVKLKIAGTGPDEDKLKKMAENDLRIEFLDFVSEDELIKLYSDSLAVLFVPFDEDYGLITIEGMMSKKPVITTIDSGGPLEFVKDSETGYIVESEPQKIAEKINYLIENPEIARKMGFAAYQSVKGITWKNFSSQLVAKKGVSAPVKKDIFSPAKKNIITSNREKILVLATYSCYPPRGGGQHRLYNIYSLLAKEFDVTICSIIEANKQYQNLVLDNGLKQICIPQSTEHARYQWEAEKKVGANLYDVAMIDFVDYSKEYVGKIKELAVDSDIVVFSHPYLWPLNKFINKNKKVIYEAHNLEYLLKKDYVKDSGYITKIYDTEKEASLKSDLILCTSEEDKQNLIEVYGANPEKILVTPNGVDTTKIHFIKNEERKKQKELTGLSDFTTIIFVGSWHPPNLEALKFITDKLCRINTKYKFLVVGSVKDYYLDEYGKLPRSVLSFGTVDEDEKYEIYKLADIAINPMFSGSGTNLKMLDYMSAGIPVVSTSVGARGLDTENEVHALICPAEEFQEKISVLLVNEELQQRLKISARNLVERKYSWEIIAQSIVDKLKEGVDL, encoded by the coding sequence ATGAAAATTGCAATTGTTGCACCGAGTCCTGTACCTTTCACTCTTGGGGGAGCAGAACTACTTTTTCTTGGAATGCAAAGTTCAATAAATAAACATACATCCCACCAATGTGAACTTATAAAAGTTCCAATTAAAGAAAACAGTTTCTGGGATCTAATCGAGTCCTATTATAAGTTTTATCAGCTAGACCTTTCTCATTTTGATATGGTGATTTCTACCAAGTATCCTTCTTGGATGCTTAAACATGATAATCATACTGTCTATATGGTGCATCACTTGCGAGGATTGTTTGATACTTATCACTTCTGCAACGAGGCTTACGAGGTTGCACCTAAACTCAGAACAGGCCTTGTCAAAGAGGTTCTGGATCTTGTTCATACTTATAAATCCGAACAGAATGTTGATAGAGTGTTTGAAAGGCTTTTTGAGTTGAAAAAAGAGCAAAAAAAATATGATAACGAAACTTTCAGATTTCCGGGACCCTTTATCAGGCAGATTATCCATTTTTTTGATGAATATGCACTTGCTCCTGAAAGAGTCGATAGATACCTCACAATGTCGAATAATGTAAAAAAGCGAGCAAATTACTTTCCTCTCAATGTGCAGGTAGATGTAAATTATCCTCCTTCAAAAATAGAGAATTTTGAGTGTAATTCATATAGTTACCTTTTTACTGCAAGCCGCCTTGATGGTCCAAAGCGGATCGATCTTCTAATTAAGGCAATGAAACATGTCCCCCATAATGTGAAATTGAAAATTGCGGGAACCGGTCCAGATGAAGATAAACTAAAAAAAATGGCAGAAAACGATCTCAGAATAGAATTCCTTGATTTTGTGAGCGAAGATGAACTTATAAAATTATATTCTGATTCTCTTGCCGTTCTATTTGTTCCTTTTGACGAAGACTACGGCTTAATTACAATTGAGGGAATGATGAGCAAAAAACCGGTTATCACTACAATAGACAGTGGAGGACCTCTGGAATTTGTTAAAGATTCCGAAACCGGGTATATTGTAGAATCGGAACCTCAAAAAATTGCTGAAAAAATTAATTATCTTATTGAAAATCCGGAAATCGCCAGAAAAATGGGGTTTGCTGCATACCAGAGCGTGAAGGGCATAACATGGAAGAATTTTTCATCTCAACTTGTTGCTAAAAAGGGTGTTTCTGCTCCTGTTAAGAAGGATATTTTTAGTCCTGCTAAAAAGAACATTATAACGTCTAATAGAGAGAAAATTCTTGTGTTGGCCACTTACTCATGTTATCCCCCGAGAGGGGGAGGTCAACACCGATTATATAATATATATTCTCTACTGGCAAAAGAGTTTGATGTAACAATCTGTTCAATAATTGAAGCAAATAAGCAATATCAGAATCTTGTTCTGGACAATGGATTAAAGCAAATCTGTATTCCTCAGAGTACAGAACATGCGAGGTATCAATGGGAAGCCGAGAAAAAAGTTGGGGCAAACCTTTATGATGTAGCTATGATAGATTTCGTTGATTATTCAAAAGAATATGTAGGAAAAATAAAAGAACTAGCAGTAGATTCGGATATTGTAGTTTTTTCACATCCATATTTGTGGCCTTTAAATAAATTTATAAACAAAAATAAAAAAGTAATCTATGAAGCTCACAACCTTGAATATTTACTTAAAAAAGATTACGTTAAGGATTCCGGGTATATAACTAAAATATATGATACCGAAAAAGAGGCATCCTTAAAATCAGATCTAATACTCTGTACATCTGAAGAGGATAAACAGAATTTAATTGAAGTTTATGGGGCTAATCCTGAAAAAATTCTGGTTACTCCAAATGGAGTTGATACCACCAAAATACATTTTATAAAAAATGAAGAAAGAAAAAAACAAAAGGAACTTACAGGATTATCAGACTTTACCACTATTATTTTTGTTGGGAGCTGGCACCCTCCAAATCTTGAAGCTTTAAAGTTTATAACAGACAAACTGTGCAGAATAAATACGAAATATAAATTTTTAGTGGTTGGGAGCGTCAAAGATTATTATTTAGACGAATACGGGAAACTGCCTCGAAGCGTTCTGTCTTTTGGAACTGTTGACGAGGACGAAAAGTATGAGATCTATAAGCTGGCAGATATTGCCATAAACCCCATGTTTAGCGGATCAGGTACAAACCTCAAAATGCTGGATTATATGAGTGCAGGAATCCCCGTAGTCAGTACCTCTGTAGGGGCAAGAGGTTTGGATACAGAAAATGAAGTGCATGCTCTCATCTGTCCTGCTGAAGAGTTCCAGGAAAAAATTTCTGTGTTACTGGTGAACGAGGAATTGCAACAAAGACTGAAAATAAGTGCAAGAAATCTGGTAGAAAGAAAGTACTCCTGGGAAATAATAGCCCAATCAATTGTTGATAAATTAAAGGAGGGAGTTGATTTATGA
- a CDS encoding glycosyltransferase family 4 protein: MKVAFVVQRYGEDIIGGAEYLTRLIAEHMIKYHEIEVLSTCAKDYHTWKNDYKKGTETINGVLVRRFANSKKRDLNKHSKIQEKAFFTTHNREDEILWINEQGPYCPELIEYISKNKDNYDAFVFFTFRYYPSYYGIKEVGNKSLVAPFAENDPALDLSTTKELFMNVRGIIYSTPEEQNLIKAKTDLKEEGKIFDIVGCGIEIPEIITEYKGLEDKDYIFYLGRIEGSKGCYKLFEYYLKLLKEFPEIPSLVLAGYDAIGVPKHDKIKYLGFVSEAEKYSLLKNAQFLIMPSPYESLSLVTLESMGCGTPVLVNGECDVLKGHCIRSNAGLWYQSYDEFRECLNFLCSNRDILNKMGDNGRKFIEKIYTWEKVEMKYLHLLGELVKK; the protein is encoded by the coding sequence ATGAAGGTCGCATTTGTCGTCCAGAGATACGGCGAGGATATAATTGGAGGTGCGGAATATCTAACCAGACTTATTGCTGAACATATGATAAAATATCATGAAATAGAAGTCCTCTCCACCTGTGCAAAAGATTACCATACATGGAAAAATGATTACAAAAAAGGAACTGAAACCATAAATGGTGTCCTGGTTCGAAGATTTGCAAATTCAAAAAAACGAGATCTAAATAAGCACAGCAAGATTCAGGAAAAGGCTTTTTTTACCACTCACAACAGGGAAGACGAAATTTTATGGATAAATGAACAGGGGCCTTACTGCCCTGAATTGATAGAATATATCTCCAAAAACAAAGACAACTACGATGCCTTTGTATTTTTTACATTCAGGTATTACCCCAGTTATTATGGGATCAAAGAGGTAGGAAACAAATCTTTGGTTGCCCCTTTCGCAGAAAATGACCCTGCTCTTGACCTGTCTACTACGAAAGAACTATTTATGAATGTCAGGGGTATCATATACAGCACTCCTGAAGAACAAAACTTAATTAAAGCAAAAACGGACCTGAAAGAAGAAGGAAAAATCTTTGATATTGTTGGGTGTGGAATCGAAATTCCTGAAATTATCACGGAATACAAGGGTCTGGAAGATAAGGATTATATTTTCTACCTCGGCAGGATTGAAGGTTCTAAAGGCTGTTACAAGTTGTTCGAATATTATCTTAAATTGTTAAAGGAGTTTCCAGAAATTCCTTCTCTTGTTCTGGCAGGATATGATGCCATAGGTGTTCCAAAACATGATAAGATAAAATATCTTGGTTTTGTTTCCGAGGCTGAAAAATACTCTCTTCTTAAAAATGCTCAGTTTTTGATTATGCCATCCCCCTATGAAAGCTTATCATTAGTTACACTTGAGTCGATGGGATGCGGGACTCCTGTACTTGTAAACGGGGAATGTGATGTCTTAAAAGGTCACTGCATAAGGAGTAATGCAGGTCTCTGGTATCAGAGTTACGATGAATTTCGTGAATGTCTGAATTTCTTATGCTCAAACAGAGATATTCTGAATAAAATGGGAGATAATGGAAGAAAATTTATTGAAAAAATTTATACATGGGAAAAAGTGGAAATGAAGTATTTACATTTACTGGGGGAGTTGGTAAAAAAATAG
- a CDS encoding lysylphosphatidylglycerol synthase transmembrane domain-containing protein, with amino-acid sequence MKYITRKKLISVLVTFLLLGIILSQIRIEDLISTIKNIDITYLILGFFLYILSYLLRGLRFHLLLDKKISINDLFHVVCVHNMVNSILPARSGELSYIYMLKRYHNKSTGEGVATLLVARVLDFITISLLFFISSLFVHDFPETFSSIIWLVVSFTVLLAIFLIVLLYAGEIFLRFTDAVFITLKLDKNGLVNLFLGKSKEIVDSFQNIKNSGKMMELCIISFIIWFTLYFMNYTLIKSLDINIGFFEVLLASTFVVFMSVLPVQGLGGFGTYEVGWTIGFVGIGLSKELAINSGIVVHIIGVFYYVLLGLYGYQYLCKK; translated from the coding sequence ATGAAATATATTACTAGAAAAAAGCTTATATCTGTGCTTGTAACTTTTTTGCTTCTTGGAATTATATTATCTCAGATCAGAATAGAGGACCTTATCTCAACAATTAAAAATATTGATATAACTTATTTGATCCTGGGTTTTTTTTTGTATATCTTAAGTTATCTTCTTCGAGGATTAAGATTCCATCTCCTTTTAGACAAAAAAATATCTATCAACGATCTTTTTCATGTCGTGTGCGTCCATAATATGGTAAATAGTATTCTTCCGGCAAGGTCTGGTGAACTTTCCTACATATACATGTTGAAAAGATATCACAATAAATCTACCGGAGAAGGAGTTGCAACATTATTGGTTGCAAGGGTACTTGATTTTATTACAATCTCACTACTGTTTTTTATCTCTTCGCTTTTTGTACATGATTTTCCCGAAACGTTTTCTAGCATTATCTGGTTAGTCGTTTCATTTACGGTTTTGCTGGCTATTTTTTTGATAGTCTTGCTTTATGCAGGTGAAATTTTTTTGAGGTTTACTGATGCAGTTTTCATAACTCTCAAACTGGATAAAAACGGTTTAGTTAACCTCTTTTTAGGAAAATCAAAAGAGATAGTTGACAGCTTCCAAAATATAAAGAATAGCGGTAAAATGATGGAATTGTGTATAATCTCTTTTATCATCTGGTTTACTTTATATTTTATGAATTATACTTTAATTAAATCTTTAGACATCAATATTGGTTTTTTTGAAGTTTTATTAGCTTCTACTTTTGTAGTTTTTATGTCCGTTCTTCCTGTCCAGGGACTGGGAGGGTTCGGAACTTATGAAGTTGGGTGGACAATTGGCTTTGTTGGAATAGGATTGTCTAAGGAGCTTGCAATCAACTCAGGTATAGTTGTTCATATTATCGGAGTTTTTTACTATGTGTTATTAGGATTGTATGGATATCAATATTTATGTAAAAAATAA